From a single Fusobacterium pseudoperiodonticum genomic region:
- a CDS encoding FAD-I family protein gives MKNKLMLTALLGLLLVGSFAYAEESDDEAKKRLLKEYEKVQKEREKEAERAAKEAEEVAKKQAEEGTQSVQDIANQAPENGEVVEGVAVEGGEVAVAQEEVAPKKARKDMTESEKMDLEVQRIKKRMLEINDKIENYNKTNEMLDNLEKNVGELEKRVSY, from the coding sequence ATGAAAAATAAATTAATGTTAACAGCATTATTAGGACTACTTTTAGTAGGTTCATTTGCTTATGCAGAAGAAAGTGACGATGAAGCAAAGAAAAGATTACTAAAAGAATATGAAAAAGTTCAAAAAGAAAGAGAAAAAGAAGCTGAAAGAGCTGCTAAAGAAGCAGAAGAAGTAGCAAAAAAGCAAGCTGAAGAAGGAACTCAATCAGTTCAGGATATAGCTAATCAAGCTCCAGAAAATGGAGAAGTAGTAGAAGGAGTAGCTGTTGAAGGTGGAGAAGTGGCAGTAGCTCAAGAAGAAGTAGCACCTAAGAAAGCAAGAAAAGATATGACTGAATCAGAAAAAATGGATTTAGAAGTACAAAGAATTAAAAAAAGAATGTTAGAAATAAATGATAAGATAGAAAACTACAACAAAACAAATGAAATGCTTGATAACCTAGAAAAGAATGTTGGAGAGCTAGAAAAAAGAGTAAGTTATTAA
- a CDS encoding OmpA family protein: MEKRKSTTTIITLLLLLVFSLPALAVQALTTTQMRENTIRINALEIKNLDITNIEAPKEMTIVLDERALNFDFDKSVVKPQYFEMLNNLKDFIEQNNYELTIEGHTDSIGSNQYNIGLSRRRAEAVKAKLIEFGLPEDRIVGIEAKGEEYPVATNETAEGRLQNRRVEFRLVQR; the protein is encoded by the coding sequence ATGGAAAAGAGAAAGAGCACAACAACAATAATAACATTATTACTACTACTAGTATTTTCTCTACCAGCATTGGCAGTCCAAGCACTAACAACAACACAAATGCGTGAAAACACAATAAGAATAAATGCATTAGAAATAAAGAATTTAGATATAACTAATATAGAAGCACCAAAAGAAATGACAATAGTATTGGATGAAAGAGCACTAAACTTTGATTTTGATAAATCAGTAGTAAAACCTCAATATTTTGAAATGTTAAATAACTTAAAAGATTTCATCGAACAAAACAACTATGAATTAACAATAGAAGGACATACAGATTCTATAGGAAGTAACCAATATAACATAGGACTTTCAAGAAGAAGAGCAGAAGCTGTAAAAGCTAAATTAATTGAATTTGGATTACCAGAAGATAGAATAGTTGGTATAGAAGCTAAGGGAGAAGAATATCCAGTGGCAACTAATGAAACAGCAGAAGGAAGATTACAAAATAGAAGAGTAGAATTTAGATTAGTTCAAAGATAA
- a CDS encoding autotransporter-associated N-terminal domain-containing protein has protein sequence MGNNNLYTIEKNLRSIAKKYRGIKYSLGLAILFLMMGLSAFSEEVMSTQEIAASKENLRSSVETLQNKVEAARKENSKEINGLRLELIQLMEQGNQVVKSPWASWQFGANYMYNDWKGTYKGRGDKKEKYPYEGVLERDSNEFNRYVAPNSSMYSSLETSTNARSASTNSRKGLNNYGLASNRMQQEPIVSLEVNAGITPRVINKKSPDTSPAAPDVTLPTFEPKLITPPKSPDAPDALTINPPTFNLVAGADGNGGRTLADMSGNSNGAIESVVLTKGNFNITRKADSTMDYSYKDYAGIAPWGTPLTDSGNTFGTGGNRWTGWNRTGASTGSYLGFQKLVGNSSGTGAMLSNSSNLLTNTKTTVLREFVHMDHHGDTTPATVITGFNTGLAETTWDSKVSTGSNSTSIIGAVEDLRDNVNSITSHGNSATPASNMFIWMQSGRIVMEGSYNVVTNNYDHNGGTTVKSIAANVGDIVIQPHKDAAGTVSGSKSAIFSLSPGGKHPGHLSIMYNGSTGNMDLWTKESAVFLNSETTGKPISVVNRGTINMYAEKSAGIYNSKSSKMDLQFVEKGFTFNTATNTATKDYKPINIFGDSSMGIYWDQGATGSSIEGNFAVNIGAAGVGNKNFTTKATSTVTGGAETNGVALSNYDVNSSDVATTDKDYIRGSFGILSNGPTNLTSHQIKIFDKTQGNVGVHPNANVLLNIGGGSIELDGGTTAKNNIGVYINTQGSVKSTGKIELKDGVGNLAIFAVGGTRPTGETNNVEVREVKATDTKNSVLIYGSAGAKVLLSDGTGLPTKATYGLNISGATVEADASTVNKKDSGAVFATDTGTVITINRLTKETTPNISITGTKLRDADRYAGFGLMAKDGGVINAEKNYVKVSDGSTAVASVGTNANVNMTKGTVEYKGNGYALYAANGGNIDMTDAKLILDGNAIGYEKVYGTTLPITTTNMSIHIKSKDVTVLSLKNATAPLNVSSLSTTLNGWAGIAATPTYDTGAENYKMAAIDGLSAYNIDQDINRKDVAAGTADANSNMFVRNLLVQRAKVNLAASKNVTAYLNTADLTSLDSTTVVGLDMSSSANAAGRSETQINLASGSSVNADRVDAGSGAVGLFINYGEANIASGAKVNVEKSGLNDANAKAVGVYAVNGSTVNNEGEINVGGEGSIGVLGISYRKDSNGVLKRNEFGTKPNAGNVGVVNKGKIELDGKKAVGIYIENNDSNTSAPHTIEATNDTNGTINMSGQEAIGMAAKLGNLVNKGAINITADKGTGMFVETDGVRPATMTNDSTGTISIGDSTSESVLRTGMFTKNQNVKIINKGKIDAGKNSYAIYGKDVQLTSGSELNIGDNGVGIFSTSTTPATPNIDIQAGAKINLGKDEAVGVFLGTDAATGVQATGVRINDAGSIMNIGDNSYGYVLKGTGTTFTNSSSGSVTLGTKSVYLYSDDTTGNITNNVALTSNGSTAGTALTSATGGQNYGIYSAGTVVNNANIDFSKGIGNVGIYSIKGGTATNNSTITVGDSNAQGNLYSLGMAAGYARTDSGNIINNGTINVVGKDAIGMYASGPGSTATNNAGHTINLSGDGSMGMYLDNGAIGVNNGTITTVGNPKEAVGIVVRNGAEFTNNGTININSNGGFAFFKANGGIIRNYGTFHISGGAVKEYTPGSKPTGKELVVNGVKVLDINAPAGAATATITANGQVQTPVVTNVSGNRNMLSSNIGLYIDTLRGTNPITGSLGVLGDAADLIIGSEAAQVTTSKYIQVPQQIIAPYNTTIAANPTIKNWNIYSGALTWISTATLDKTTGLINNVYLAKVPYTAFAGNEATPVAVTDTYNFLDGLEQRYGVEELGTRENRVFQKLNSIGKNEEALFYQATDEMMGHQYANVQQRIQATGDILNKEFDYLRSEWQTVSKDSNKVKVFGTRGEYNTDTAGVIDYRSHAYGVAYVHEDETVKLGDTLGWYAGIVHNKFKFKDIGGSREEMLQGKVGLFKSVPFDDNNSLNWTISGDISVGYNKMHRRFLVVDEVFGAKGRYRTYGIGIKNEISKDFRLSESFSLKPYAALGLEYGRFSKIKERSGEIRLDVKSKDYFSIRPEIGAELGFKQYFGRKTLRVGVSVAYENELGRVANGKNKARVSHTSADWFNIRGEKEDRRGNVKTDLNIGVDNQRIGLTGNVGYDTKGKNIRGGLGLRVIF, from the coding sequence ATGGGAAATAATAATCTATATACAATAGAAAAAAACCTACGTTCGATTGCAAAGAAATACAGAGGAATAAAATACTCTTTAGGTCTTGCTATACTTTTTTTAATGATGGGATTAAGTGCATTTTCAGAAGAAGTTATGTCTACACAAGAAATAGCTGCATCTAAAGAAAATTTAAGAAGCTCAGTAGAAACTTTACAAAATAAAGTTGAAGCAGCAAGAAAAGAAAATAGTAAAGAAATAAATGGATTAAGATTAGAATTAATTCAATTGATGGAACAAGGAAATCAAGTAGTAAAATCACCTTGGGCTTCATGGCAATTTGGAGCTAATTATATGTATAATGATTGGAAAGGTACATATAAAGGAAGAGGAGATAAGAAAGAAAAATATCCTTATGAAGGAGTATTAGAAAGAGATTCAAACGAATTTAATAGATATGTTGCACCTAATAGCTCTATGTATTCTTCTTTAGAAACAAGTACAAACGCTAGATCTGCTTCTACTAATTCAAGAAAAGGACTAAATAACTATGGATTAGCTAGTAATAGAATGCAACAAGAACCAATAGTTTCATTAGAAGTTAATGCTGGAATAACTCCAAGAGTGATAAATAAAAAATCACCTGATACAAGTCCAGCAGCACCAGATGTGACATTACCAACTTTTGAACCTAAGTTGATAACACCACCTAAGTCACCAGACGCACCAGATGCACTAACAATAAATCCACCTACTTTTAACTTAGTGGCAGGAGCAGATGGAAATGGTGGAAGAACATTAGCAGATATGAGTGGAAATAGTAACGGAGCAATAGAAAGTGTTGTTTTAACTAAAGGAAACTTTAATATAACTAGAAAAGCAGACTCTACAATGGACTACTCATATAAGGATTATGCAGGGATAGCACCTTGGGGAACACCTTTAACGGATTCAGGAAATACTTTTGGTACAGGTGGAAACAGATGGACTGGATGGAACAGAACAGGAGCAAGTACAGGAAGTTATCTAGGATTCCAAAAATTAGTAGGAAATAGTAGTGGTACAGGAGCAATGTTATCAAACTCAAGTAACTTACTAACTAATACAAAAACAACTGTACTAAGAGAGTTTGTTCATATGGATCACCATGGCGACACTACCCCTGCAACTGTAATAACTGGATTTAATACAGGGCTTGCAGAAACAACTTGGGACTCAAAAGTATCTACAGGTTCTAATTCGACTTCAATAATAGGAGCAGTTGAAGATTTAAGAGATAATGTAAACTCTATAACTTCACATGGAAATTCAGCTACTCCAGCTTCAAATATGTTTATTTGGATGCAAAGTGGAAGAATAGTAATGGAAGGTAGTTACAATGTTGTAACAAATAACTATGACCATAATGGAGGAACAACTGTAAAATCAATAGCTGCAAACGTCGGTGATATAGTTATTCAACCACATAAGGATGCAGCAGGAACTGTATCAGGAAGTAAATCAGCTATATTTAGTTTATCGCCAGGTGGAAAGCATCCAGGTCACCTTTCAATAATGTATAATGGAAGTACTGGAAATATGGATTTATGGACAAAAGAATCAGCTGTATTTTTAAACTCAGAAACAACTGGAAAACCAATATCTGTTGTAAATAGAGGAACAATAAATATGTATGCTGAAAAAAGTGCAGGAATCTATAACAGTAAGTCGTCAAAAATGGATTTACAATTTGTAGAAAAGGGATTTACATTTAATACTGCTACAAACACTGCAACTAAAGATTATAAACCAATAAATATTTTTGGTGATAGCAGTATGGGAATATACTGGGATCAAGGAGCTACTGGTAGTTCAATAGAAGGAAACTTTGCAGTTAATATAGGAGCAGCTGGAGTAGGAAATAAAAACTTTACAACAAAAGCAACTTCTACAGTTACAGGTGGAGCTGAAACAAATGGTGTAGCCTTATCAAATTATGATGTAAACTCTAGTGATGTTGCTACTACAGATAAAGATTATATCAGAGGATCTTTTGGTATTTTATCAAATGGTCCTACAAATTTAACATCTCATCAAATAAAAATATTTGATAAGACACAAGGAAACGTAGGGGTGCATCCAAATGCTAATGTGTTACTTAATATAGGTGGAGGAAGTATAGAGTTAGATGGAGGAACAACTGCTAAAAATAATATAGGGGTGTATATTAATACTCAAGGGTCAGTAAAATCTACAGGAAAAATTGAACTAAAAGATGGAGTTGGAAACTTAGCGATTTTTGCTGTTGGTGGAACAAGACCTACTGGGGAAACAAACAATGTAGAAGTAAGAGAAGTTAAAGCAACTGATACTAAAAACTCTGTTCTAATTTATGGAAGTGCTGGTGCTAAAGTTCTGCTTTCAGATGGAACTGGATTACCAACAAAAGCTACTTATGGATTAAATATAAGTGGAGCAACTGTTGAAGCAGATGCTTCTACAGTCAATAAAAAAGATTCAGGAGCTGTTTTCGCAACTGATACAGGAACAGTTATAACAATTAATAGACTTACTAAAGAAACTACTCCTAATATTAGTATAACAGGAACTAAGTTAAGAGATGCTGATAGATATGCTGGATTTGGATTAATGGCTAAAGATGGTGGAGTAATTAATGCTGAAAAGAACTATGTAAAAGTAAGTGATGGTTCAACAGCTGTAGCTTCAGTTGGTACAAATGCTAATGTTAACATGACTAAAGGTACTGTGGAGTATAAAGGTAATGGTTATGCTCTATATGCAGCTAATGGTGGAAACATAGACATGACAGATGCTAAGTTAATCTTAGATGGAAATGCAATAGGATATGAAAAAGTTTATGGTACTACTTTACCAATAACAACTACAAATATGTCTATTCATATAAAATCTAAAGATGTAACTGTATTAAGTCTAAAAAATGCAACAGCACCACTAAATGTATCAAGTTTATCTACAACTTTAAATGGTTGGGCTGGAATTGCAGCAACACCAACTTATGATACTGGAGCAGAAAACTATAAAATGGCAGCAATAGATGGTTTATCTGCATATAATATAGACCAAGATATAAATAGAAAAGATGTTGCAGCTGGAACAGCTGATGCAAATTCAAATATGTTTGTAAGAAATCTATTAGTTCAAAGAGCTAAAGTAAACTTAGCAGCTTCTAAAAATGTAACAGCTTATTTAAATACAGCTGATTTAACTTCTTTAGATAGTACTACTGTAGTTGGATTAGATATGAGCTCAAGTGCCAATGCAGCTGGTAGAAGTGAGACTCAAATAAATCTAGCTAGTGGTTCAAGTGTTAATGCAGATAGAGTAGATGCTGGAAGTGGAGCAGTTGGTTTATTTATAAACTATGGAGAAGCTAACATTGCTAGTGGAGCTAAAGTAAATGTTGAAAAGTCAGGACTTAATGATGCCAATGCAAAAGCAGTTGGAGTATATGCAGTAAATGGTTCTACTGTTAACAATGAAGGTGAAATCAATGTTGGTGGAGAAGGTTCAATAGGAGTTTTAGGAATCTCTTATAGAAAAGATAGTAATGGAGTTTTAAAAAGAAATGAGTTCGGTACTAAACCAAATGCAGGAAATGTTGGTGTAGTAAATAAAGGTAAAATAGAACTTGATGGTAAAAAAGCAGTTGGTATCTATATAGAAAATAATGATAGTAATACTAGTGCTCCTCATACAATAGAAGCAACTAATGATACTAATGGTACTATAAATATGTCAGGTCAAGAAGCTATTGGTATGGCTGCAAAACTTGGAAATTTAGTAAATAAAGGTGCAATCAATATTACAGCTGATAAAGGAACAGGAATGTTTGTAGAAACAGATGGAGTTAGACCAGCAACTATGACAAATGACTCTACTGGGACTATTTCAATAGGAGATTCTACAAGTGAAAGTGTTCTAAGAACAGGAATGTTTACTAAAAACCAAAATGTAAAAATAATAAATAAAGGTAAAATAGATGCTGGAAAGAATTCATATGCTATCTATGGAAAAGATGTACAATTAACATCAGGATCTGAATTAAATATTGGAGATAATGGAGTAGGAATATTCTCAACATCAACAACTCCAGCAACACCTAATATTGATATACAAGCAGGAGCTAAAATTAATTTAGGTAAAGATGAAGCAGTTGGAGTATTCTTAGGAACAGATGCAGCTACAGGAGTTCAAGCTACTGGAGTTAGAATAAATGATGCTGGAAGTATTATGAATATAGGAGATAATTCATATGGATATGTTCTAAAAGGAACAGGAACTACTTTTACAAATTCAAGTTCTGGTAGTGTGACTTTAGGAACAAAATCAGTTTACTTATACTCAGATGATACTACTGGAAATATAACAAATAATGTTGCATTAACTTCAAATGGTTCAACTGCAGGGACTGCATTAACAAGTGCAACAGGTGGACAAAACTATGGAATTTACTCAGCAGGAACTGTAGTAAATAATGCAAATATAGACTTTTCTAAAGGAATAGGAAATGTTGGAATTTACAGTATTAAAGGTGGAACTGCAACAAATAATTCTACAATAACTGTAGGAGATTCAAATGCACAAGGAAACCTATATTCTTTAGGTATGGCAGCAGGATATGCGAGAACAGATAGTGGAAATATAATAAATAATGGAACAATAAATGTTGTAGGAAAAGATGCTATAGGAATGTATGCATCAGGACCAGGTTCAACAGCAACAAATAATGCAGGACATACAATAAATCTATCTGGTGATGGTTCTATGGGTATGTATTTGGATAATGGAGCTATAGGTGTAAATAATGGTACAATAACAACAGTAGGAAATCCAAAAGAAGCAGTTGGAATAGTTGTAAGAAATGGTGCAGAATTCACAAACAATGGAACAATTAATATTAATTCAAATGGTGGATTTGCATTCTTCAAAGCAAATGGAGGTATTATAAGAAACTATGGAACTTTCCATATTAGTGGAGGAGCTGTTAAAGAATATACTCCTGGAAGTAAACCAACAGGAAAAGAACTAGTTGTAAATGGTGTAAAAGTATTGGATATAAATGCTCCAGCAGGTGCAGCAACAGCAACAATAACTGCAAATGGACAAGTTCAAACTCCAGTTGTTACTAATGTCTCTGGAAATAGAAATATGTTATCTTCAAATATAGGATTATACATAGATACATTAAGAGGAACTAATCCAATTACAGGTTCTCTAGGTGTGTTAGGAGATGCTGCAGACTTAATTATAGGTTCTGAAGCAGCACAGGTAACTACAAGTAAATATATTCAAGTGCCTCAACAAATAATTGCTCCATATAACACAACTATAGCGGCTAATCCGACTATAAAGAATTGGAATATTTATTCAGGAGCATTAACTTGGATATCAACTGCAACACTTGATAAAACAACTGGTTTAATAAACAATGTTTATCTAGCTAAAGTACCATATACAGCTTTTGCTGGAAATGAAGCAACACCAGTTGCAGTGACAGATACATATAACTTCTTAGATGGATTAGAACAAAGATATGGAGTTGAAGAGCTTGGAACTAGGGAAAATAGAGTATTCCAAAAACTAAACTCTATTGGAAAGAATGAAGAAGCTTTATTCTATCAAGCAACAGATGAAATGATGGGACACCAATATGCTAATGTTCAACAAAGAATACAAGCAACTGGAGATATTTTAAATAAAGAATTTGACTATTTAAGAAGCGAATGGCAAACTGTATCTAAGGATTCAAATAAAGTAAAAGTATTTGGAACTAGAGGAGAATATAATACAGATACTGCTGGAGTAATTGATTACAGAAGCCATGCATATGGAGTAGCTTATGTTCATGAAGATGAAACAGTTAAATTAGGAGATACATTAGGTTGGTATGCAGGTATAGTTCATAACAAATTTAAGTTTAAAGATATTGGTGGATCAAGAGAAGAAATGTTACAAGGAAAAGTTGGATTATTTAAATCAGTTCCATTTGATGATAACAACAGCTTGAACTGGACAATATCTGGAGATATATCTGTAGGATACAACAAAATGCATAGAAGATTCTTAGTTGTAGATGAAGTATTTGGTGCAAAAGGAAGATATCGTACATATGGAATAGGAATAAAGAATGAAATCAGTAAAGACTTTAGACTAAGTGAATCATTTAGCTTAAAACCATATGCAGCACTAGGTTTAGAATATGGAAGATTCAGTAAAATAAAAGAAAGATCAGGAGAAATCAGATTAGATGTTAAATCTAAAGATTACTTCTCAATAAGACCAGAAATTGGTGCTGAATTAGGATTCAAACAATACTTCGGAAGAAAGACATTAAGAGTTGGAGTATCAGTAGCTTATGAAAATGAATTAGGAAGAGTAGCTAATGGTAAAAACAAAGCTAGAGTTTCTCATACATCAGCAGATTGGTTCAATATCAGAGGTGAAAAAGAAGATAGAAGAGGAAATGTTAAGACAGACCTTAATATCGGTGTAGATAACCAAAGAATTGGATTAACTGGAAATGTTGGTTACGATACAAAAGGAAAGAATATCAGAGGTGGATTAGGACTTAGAGTCATATTCTAA
- the hemL gene encoding glutamate-1-semialdehyde 2,1-aminomutase, with product MVFKNSIDLYKKALNLIPGGVNSPVRAFKSVNREAPIFVKKGQGARIYDEDDNEYIDYICSWGPLILGHNHPKVIEEVKKIIENGSSYGLPTKYEVDLAELIVEIVPSIEKVRLTTSGTEATMSAVRLARAYTGRNKILKFEGCYHGHSDALLVKSGSGLLTDGYQDSNGITDGVLKDTLTLGFGDLEKVENLLRNEEVACVIVEPIPANMGLIETHKEFLQGLRRITEETKTVLIFDEVISGFRLALGGAQEFFGITPDLTTLGKIIGGGYPVGAFGGKREIMDLVAPVGRVYHAGTLSGNPIASKAGFATISYLKENPNIYKELAENTNYLLDNVEKLAQKYGVDVCINSMGSLFTIFFVDLEKVENLEDSLKANTENFSIYFNTMLDNGIVVPPSQFEAHFLSIAHTKKELDRTLEVMEMAFKKIGEKNAK from the coding sequence ATGGTATTTAAAAATTCAATTGATCTATATAAAAAAGCACTTAATTTAATTCCAGGTGGAGTTAATAGTCCAGTTAGAGCTTTTAAATCAGTAAATAGAGAAGCACCTATCTTTGTAAAAAAAGGACAAGGAGCTAGAATATACGATGAAGATGATAATGAATATATAGACTATATTTGTTCATGGGGACCTTTAATTTTAGGTCATAATCATCCAAAAGTTATAGAAGAAGTAAAAAAAATAATTGAAAATGGAAGTTCTTATGGATTACCAACAAAATATGAAGTTGATTTAGCAGAACTTATAGTAGAGATAGTTCCTTCTATTGAAAAAGTAAGACTTACTACTTCAGGAACAGAAGCAACTATGTCAGCAGTGAGACTAGCAAGAGCCTATACTGGAAGAAATAAGATTTTAAAATTTGAAGGTTGCTATCATGGGCATTCTGATGCTTTACTTGTAAAATCAGGTTCAGGATTATTAACAGATGGATATCAAGATAGTAATGGTATAACAGATGGTGTATTAAAAGATACACTAACTTTAGGATTTGGAGATTTAGAAAAAGTTGAAAATCTTTTAAGAAACGAAGAAGTAGCCTGTGTAATAGTTGAACCTATTCCAGCAAATATGGGACTTATAGAAACACATAAAGAGTTTTTACAAGGTTTAAGAAGAATAACAGAAGAAACTAAAACAGTTTTAATATTCGATGAAGTTATATCAGGATTTAGATTAGCTTTAGGTGGAGCTCAAGAATTTTTTGGAATAACTCCAGACTTAACGACTTTAGGAAAGATAATCGGTGGAGGTTATCCTGTTGGTGCTTTTGGAGGAAAAAGAGAAATTATGGATTTAGTTGCTCCAGTGGGAAGAGTTTATCATGCAGGAACTCTATCAGGAAATCCAATAGCATCAAAAGCTGGTTTTGCAACTATAAGCTATTTAAAAGAAAATCCAAATATCTATAAAGAATTAGCTGAAAATACAAATTACTTGTTAGATAATGTAGAAAAATTAGCTCAAAAATATGGAGTAGATGTTTGTATAAATTCAATGGGTTCTCTTTTCACAATTTTCTTTGTTGATTTAGAAAAGGTTGAAAATCTTGAAGATTCATTAAAGGCTAATACAGAAAACTTCTCTATATACTTTAATACTATGTTGGATAATGGAATAGTTGTTCCACCATCACAGTTTGAAGCTCATTTCTTATCTATAGCTCATACAAAGAAAGAACTTGATAGAACACTTGAAGTAATGGAAATGGCATTTAAAAAAATAGGTGAAAAAAATGCCAAATAA
- a CDS encoding bifunctional precorrin-2 dehydrogenase/sirohydrochlorin ferrochelatase: MPNKFFPVSIDLNNKNILVIGAGKIALRKVKTLLDYNCNITVITKEVSEEEFLELEKENKIKILKNQEFEEKFLKGIFLVVSATDNKELNDKISKLCMSKNILVNNITSQDNMNLRFMSILSNDDIQISITANGNPKKAVKVKNKIKEFFEKIF, from the coding sequence ATGCCAAATAAGTTTTTTCCTGTTTCAATAGATCTTAATAACAAAAATATTTTGGTAATTGGTGCTGGAAAAATTGCTTTAAGAAAAGTGAAAACTCTTTTGGACTATAATTGTAATATAACTGTTATTACTAAAGAAGTTTCAGAAGAAGAATTTTTAGAATTAGAAAAAGAAAATAAAATTAAAATATTAAAAAATCAAGAATTTGAAGAAAAATTTTTAAAAGGTATTTTTTTAGTTGTGTCAGCAACAGATAATAAAGAATTAAATGATAAAATATCAAAATTATGTATGAGTAAAAATATTTTAGTAAATAATATCACCTCTCAAGATAATATGAATCTTAGATTTATGAGTATTCTTTCAAATGATGATATTCAAATTTCAATTACAGCTAATGGAAATCCTAAAAAAGCTGTAAAAGTTAAAAATAAGATAAAAGAATTTTTTGAAAAAATATTTTAG
- the pyrR gene encoding bifunctional pyr operon transcriptional regulator/uracil phosphoribosyltransferase PyrR produces the protein MKILLDENGIQRSITRISYEIIERNKIVENIVLVGIKNRGDILAERIKEKLMELENMDIPLETIDITYYRDDIDRKNFDLDIKDTEFKSNLTGKVVVMVDDVLYTGRTIRAGLDAILSKSRPAKIQLACLIDRGHRELPIRADFIGKNIPTSHSENIEVYLKETDGKEEVVIL, from the coding sequence ATGAAAATTTTATTAGATGAAAATGGCATACAAAGATCAATAACAAGAATATCTTATGAAATTATTGAAAGAAATAAAATAGTGGAAAATATTGTTTTAGTTGGAATAAAAAATAGAGGAGATATTCTAGCAGAAAGAATTAAAGAAAAATTGATGGAACTTGAAAATATGGATATTCCATTAGAAACTATTGATATTACATACTATAGAGATGATATTGATAGAAAAAATTTTGATTTAGATATAAAAGATACAGAATTTAAATCTAACTTAACAGGGAAAGTTGTTGTTATGGTTGATGATGTACTATATACAGGAAGAACTATAAGAGCAGGGCTTGATGCGATTCTTAGTAAATCAAGACCAGCTAAAATTCAACTTGCATGTTTAATTGATAGAGGACACCGTGAATTACCAATAAGGGCAGATTTTATAGGGAAGAATATTCCAACATCTCATTCTGAGAATATAGAGGTATATTTGAAAGAAACAGATGGAAAGGAAGAAGTTGTAATATTGTAG
- a CDS encoding aspartate carbamoyltransferase catalytic subunit gives MKNLLSMEDLTNEEILSLVKRALDLKNGAENKKRNDLFIANLFFENSTRTKKSFEVAEKKLNLNVIDFEVSTSSVQKGETLYDTCKTLEMIGIDMLVIRHSENEYYKQLENLKIPVINGGDGSGEHPSQCLLDIMTIYENYGKFEGLDIIIAGDIKNSRVARSNKKALTRLGAKVSFVAPEIWKDETLGEFVNFDDVIDKVDICMLLRVQHERHTDSKEKSEFSKENYHKNYGLTEERYKKLKEGAIIMHPAPVNRDVEIADSLVESEKSRIFEQMKNGMFMRQAILEYIIEKNKM, from the coding sequence ATGAAAAATTTGTTGTCTATGGAAGACTTAACAAATGAAGAAATACTATCTTTGGTTAAAAGAGCTTTAGACTTAAAAAATGGAGCAGAAAATAAGAAAAGAAATGATTTGTTTATAGCGAACTTATTTTTTGAAAATTCTACTCGTACAAAGAAAAGTTTTGAAGTAGCTGAAAAGAAATTAAATCTAAATGTTATTGATTTTGAAGTATCAACTTCATCTGTTCAAAAGGGAGAAACTCTTTATGATACATGCAAAACTTTAGAGATGATAGGAATTGATATGTTGGTTATCAGACATTCAGAAAATGAATACTATAAACAATTAGAAAATTTAAAAATCCCTGTAATAAATGGTGGAGATGGAAGTGGAGAACATCCATCACAATGTCTTTTAGATATTATGACTATATATGAAAATTATGGTAAATTCGAAGGTTTAGATATAATAATTGCAGGAGATATAAAAAACTCAAGAGTAGCAAGAAGTAATAAAAAAGCCCTTACAAGATTGGGAGCAAAGGTTAGCTTTGTAGCACCTGAAATTTGGAAAGATGAAACTCTAGGAGAATTTGTAAACTTTGATGATGTAATAGACAAAGTAGATATTTGTATGCTTTTAAGAGTTCAACATGAAAGACATACAGATAGTAAAGAAAAATCAGAGTTTTCAAAAGAAAATTATCATAAAAATTATGGATTGACAGAAGAAAGATACAAGAAATTAAAAGAAGGAGCAATTATAATGCACCCTGCTCCTGTAAATAGAGATGTAGAGATAGCAGATAGCTTAGTTGAAAGTGAAAAATCTCGTATATTTGAACAAATGAAAAATGGAATGTTTATGAGACAAGCAATTCTTGAATATATAATCGAAAAAAATAAGATGTAA